Proteins from one Comamonas flocculans genomic window:
- a CDS encoding acetoacetate--CoA ligase, whose translation MTTPPAFPPCVPLIRRYQDWLRRSRGLEFADYHALWQWSVTELDAFWQSIWDWADLQSPTPHRAALGRNVMPGAEWFPGAQVNYAQQVLRHTDAAHAAGQPALIAEDERGRVRELSWPELRRQVAALALHLQEVGVQPGDRIAAYLPNIPETMVAFLACASIGAVWSVCAPDMGSHAVLDRLRQIEPKVLIAVDGVTWAGRALERSDTVAQLRAELPSVQHVLAVRHLQDTETIADSADWASVTARNDAQTAAFTPLWLDFDHPLWIVYSSGTTGLPKPIVHSHGGILVVSMTTGLHSDVGCSYAPNNFGERFCWYSSTGWIMWNIQVGGLLTGTTCVIFDGSPGGPRDAPDWGTLWRFAARHGVTFLGSGAAFYAGCVKAGVDLAQCGDLSRIRAIGTTGSPLSPEVQQWGTEQFRRIARTPAQQDIWWFNVSGGTDFAGGFIAGTPELPQRPGVMQCRMLGAAVEAWDDAGRPVKGQVGELVCTQPIPSMPLTFWNDPGKARYLASYFEMYPPGHGRKPGGGDLGPEAGSVWRHGDWLRVGDEHGEGEWCVIYGRSDATINRQGLRMGTSEVYSAVEALPEVLDSMVVDLEYLGRESWMPLFVVLRPGHALDEALTARINDAIRRSLSPRFVPNEIFQVPEIPRTLSGKKQELPIKKLLLGQTIEKVVNREAMANPGSLAWFVEFAARRASV comes from the coding sequence ATGACCACGCCCCCTGCATTCCCCCCTTGCGTCCCGCTGATCCGCCGCTATCAGGACTGGCTGCGCCGCAGCCGCGGCCTCGAATTCGCCGACTACCACGCGCTGTGGCAGTGGTCGGTCACCGAGCTCGATGCCTTCTGGCAGAGCATCTGGGACTGGGCCGATCTGCAATCCCCCACCCCGCACCGGGCGGCGCTGGGCAGGAACGTGATGCCCGGCGCAGAGTGGTTTCCCGGCGCGCAGGTGAACTACGCGCAGCAGGTGCTGCGCCACACCGATGCCGCCCATGCCGCCGGGCAGCCCGCCCTGATCGCCGAGGACGAGCGCGGCCGCGTGCGCGAACTCTCCTGGCCCGAATTGCGCCGCCAGGTGGCGGCGCTGGCGCTGCACCTGCAGGAGGTTGGCGTGCAGCCCGGCGACCGCATCGCCGCCTATCTGCCCAACATTCCCGAGACCATGGTCGCCTTCCTCGCCTGCGCCAGCATCGGCGCAGTCTGGAGCGTGTGCGCGCCCGACATGGGCAGCCATGCGGTGCTCGACCGCTTGCGCCAGATCGAGCCCAAGGTGCTGATCGCCGTCGACGGCGTCACCTGGGCGGGCCGCGCACTGGAGCGCAGCGACACCGTCGCTCAACTGCGCGCCGAGCTGCCCAGCGTGCAGCACGTGCTGGCGGTGCGCCATCTGCAAGATACTGAAACCATAGCTGACAGCGCAGACTGGGCCAGCGTTACAGCCCGAAATGATGCACAAACCGCGGCGTTCACCCCGCTGTGGCTGGACTTTGATCATCCGCTGTGGATCGTCTATTCCAGCGGCACCACCGGCCTGCCCAAGCCCATCGTGCATTCGCATGGCGGCATCCTCGTCGTGTCCATGACCACCGGCCTGCACAGCGACGTCGGCTGCAGCTACGCGCCGAACAATTTCGGCGAGCGCTTCTGCTGGTATTCCTCCACCGGCTGGATCATGTGGAACATCCAGGTCGGCGGCCTGCTCACCGGCACCACCTGCGTGATCTTCGACGGCAGCCCCGGCGGCCCCAGGGATGCGCCCGACTGGGGCACGCTCTGGCGCTTCGCCGCGCGCCACGGCGTCACCTTCCTCGGTTCGGGCGCGGCCTTCTACGCGGGCTGCGTCAAGGCGGGCGTCGATCTGGCGCAGTGCGGCGACCTGTCGCGCATCCGCGCCATCGGCACCACCGGCTCGCCGCTTTCGCCCGAGGTGCAGCAATGGGGCACGGAGCAGTTCCGGCGCATCGCCAGGACGCCCGCGCAGCAGGACATCTGGTGGTTCAACGTCTCGGGCGGCACCGACTTCGCCGGCGGCTTCATCGCCGGCACGCCCGAATTGCCGCAGCGCCCCGGCGTGATGCAGTGCCGCATGCTCGGCGCCGCGGTCGAGGCCTGGGACGATGCCGGCCGCCCGGTCAAGGGCCAGGTGGGCGAGCTGGTCTGCACCCAGCCGATTCCCTCGATGCCGCTCACCTTCTGGAACGACCCGGGCAAGGCCCGCTACCTGGCAAGCTACTTCGAGATGTACCCGCCGGGGCATGGGCGCAAACCCGGCGGCGGCGACCTCGGCCCCGAGGCCGGCAGCGTCTGGCGTCATGGCGACTGGCTGCGCGTGGGCGACGAGCACGGCGAGGGCGAATGGTGCGTGATCTACGGGCGCTCGGACGCCACCATCAACCGCCAGGGCTTGCGCATGGGCACGAGCGAGGTCTACAGCGCCGTCGAGGCCCTGCCCGAGGTGCTCGACTCCATGGTGGTGGACCTGGAATACCTGGGCCGCGAGAGCTGGATGCCGCTGTTCGTCGTGCTGCGCCCCGGCCACGCGCTGGACGAGGCTTTGACGGCGCGCATCAACGACGCCATCCGCCGCTCGCTGAGCCCGCGTTTCGTGCCCAACGAGATCTTTCAGGTGCCGGAAATCCCGCGCACGCTGTCGGGCAAGAAGCAGGAGCTGCCGATCAAGAAGCTGCTGCTGGGCCAGACGATCGAGAAGGTGGTGAACCGCGAGGCCATGGCCAACCCGGGCTCGCTCGCGTGGTTCGTGGAGTTTGCGGCGCGGCGCGCGTCCGTTTGA
- a CDS encoding HigA family addiction module antitoxin: protein MTTHPQWPHPGEILQEDFLVPMGISQYRIAKAIGVPARRINEIVKGQRGITADTALRLAAFFGTEAQSWLNLQSEYDLRRARQSMREALAAIERYSTQSA from the coding sequence ATGACCACGCATCCCCAATGGCCCCATCCGGGCGAGATCCTGCAGGAAGACTTTCTCGTCCCCATGGGCATCAGCCAGTACCGCATCGCCAAGGCGATTGGCGTGCCTGCGCGTCGCATCAACGAAATCGTCAAGGGGCAGCGCGGCATCACCGCCGATACCGCGCTGCGCCTGGCGGCGTTTTTCGGCACCGAGGCGCAGAGCTGGCTCAACTTGCAGAGCGAGTACGACCTGCGCCGGGCACGCCAGTCGATGCGCGAGGCGCTGGCCGCAATAGAGCGCTATTCGACACAAAGCGCCTGA
- a CDS encoding TonB-dependent receptor plug domain-containing protein, with product MYPTELPASPVRPLDRHPAARLAVTLACAGACALAGAQQPPAPGAAPTLAPVVVTGTRSEKPLDETPIRTEVVDGAEIQRTHARTLKQALEDVPGLQLSEVHGKSGYEVSLQGLTSDQVLVLIDGLPITASTGSTVDLSQYLLTEVDHVEVVKGAASAQYGSSAMGGVINVITRPIAPGFSGEAVLDLGSHDGQNPSGRSLDPASRHARVRLDGGNVNWRYRLSGDVLHDAGFAIDPSAWARQGDAVRRGQLGARLEWLPAASTRLWLDASRYQENDSQRFNYFAPPNDVPQSKDEAITRNRLGWGGRWRGDGGLSAEVKGVSERYASDSDTYSNAFLQQSRQAAQRTDHVTAQVDLPAWRNQLWQFGLDLHRESLAQSADGSTELSGGRVRRASNELFAQNDILWSDTWELLLGLRGQHDSDFGAHFAPKASLRAKLWDGPDWKGALRASFGRGYRVPNLKERYFLFDHSALGYMVIGNPNLKPESSTSLQLGAQLSLRERLNLDVNLFDNRVSDLIQVDEANATSVNGITHFTYQNIARARTRGLEALATWRAHAGLRLRAGYTFTQTRNLDTGTELTRRPRQSLRLGLDWQPSPADTLSLRARYQSSELVDTASGGRSPAWTTLDLMFNHQLDRATTAFVGVNNLFNRQRNFGDPTDFGPLAGRFVYAGIRHEFGKTP from the coding sequence ATGTACCCGACCGAGCTGCCGGCCTCCCCCGTCCGCCCCCTCGACAGGCATCCCGCGGCCCGGCTGGCGGTCACGCTGGCCTGCGCCGGGGCCTGCGCGCTGGCCGGCGCCCAGCAGCCCCCCGCGCCCGGGGCCGCGCCCACCCTCGCGCCCGTGGTGGTCACCGGCACACGCAGCGAAAAACCGCTGGACGAGACGCCGATCCGCACCGAGGTGGTGGACGGCGCCGAAATTCAGCGCACCCACGCCCGCACGCTCAAGCAGGCGCTGGAGGACGTGCCCGGCCTGCAGCTGAGCGAGGTGCACGGCAAGTCGGGCTACGAGGTGTCGCTGCAGGGCCTGACCAGCGACCAGGTGCTGGTGCTGATCGACGGCCTGCCGATCACCGCCAGCACCGGCTCCACGGTGGACCTGAGCCAGTACCTGCTGACCGAGGTCGATCACGTCGAGGTGGTCAAGGGCGCGGCCTCGGCGCAGTACGGCAGCTCGGCCATGGGCGGGGTGATCAACGTCATCACGCGGCCGATAGCGCCCGGCTTCTCGGGCGAGGCGGTGCTGGACCTGGGCAGCCATGACGGACAGAACCCCTCGGGGCGCAGCCTGGACCCGGCCAGCCGCCATGCGCGCGTGCGCCTCGACGGCGGCAACGTCAATTGGCGCTACCGCCTCAGCGGCGACGTGCTGCACGACGCGGGCTTCGCCATCGACCCCTCGGCCTGGGCGCGCCAGGGCGACGCGGTGCGCCGCGGCCAGCTCGGCGCGCGGCTGGAATGGCTGCCCGCCGCATCCACCCGCCTGTGGCTGGACGCCAGCCGCTACCAGGAGAACGACAGCCAGCGCTTCAACTACTTCGCGCCGCCCAACGACGTGCCGCAAAGCAAGGACGAGGCGATCACCCGCAACCGCCTCGGCTGGGGCGGCCGCTGGCGCGGGGACGGCGGCCTGAGCGCCGAGGTCAAGGGCGTGTCCGAGCGCTACGCCAGCGACTCGGATACCTACTCCAACGCGTTTCTGCAGCAATCGCGCCAGGCCGCGCAGCGCACCGACCACGTCACCGCACAGGTGGATCTGCCCGCCTGGCGAAACCAGCTCTGGCAGTTCGGCCTGGACCTGCACCGCGAAAGCCTGGCGCAGAGCGCGGACGGCAGCACCGAACTGAGCGGCGGGCGCGTGCGCCGCGCGAGCAACGAGCTGTTCGCGCAGAACGACATCCTGTGGAGCGACACCTGGGAGCTGCTGCTGGGCCTGCGCGGCCAGCACGACTCGGACTTCGGCGCGCACTTCGCGCCCAAGGCCAGCCTGCGTGCCAAGCTCTGGGATGGCCCGGACTGGAAGGGCGCGCTGCGCGCCAGCTTCGGGCGCGGCTACCGCGTGCCCAACCTCAAGGAACGCTACTTCCTGTTTGACCACAGCGCGCTGGGCTACATGGTCATCGGCAACCCGAACCTGAAGCCGGAATCGTCCACCAGCCTGCAGCTGGGCGCACAGCTGTCGCTGCGCGAGCGCCTCAACCTGGACGTGAACCTGTTCGACAACCGCGTGAGCGACCTGATCCAGGTGGACGAGGCCAACGCCACCTCGGTCAACGGCATCACCCACTTCACCTACCAGAACATCGCCCGCGCGCGCACCCGCGGACTGGAGGCGCTGGCCACCTGGCGCGCGCACGCCGGCCTCAGGCTGCGCGCCGGCTACACCTTCACGCAGACGCGCAACCTCGATACCGGCACCGAGCTCACGCGCCGCCCGCGACAGAGCCTGCGGCTGGGGCTGGACTGGCAGCCCAGTCCCGCGGACACGCTGTCGCTGCGCGCGCGCTACCAGAGCAGCGAGCTGGTGGATACCGCCAGCGGTGGCCGCTCGCCGGCCTGGACCACGCTGGACCTGATGTTCAACCACCAGCTGGACCGGGCGACAACCGCCTTCGTCGGCGTGAACAACCTGTTCAACCGCCAGCGCAACTTCGGCGACCCGACCGACTTTGGTCCACTGGCCGGCCGCTTCGTCTATGCCGGCATCCGCCACGAATTCGGCAAGACGCCCTGA
- a CDS encoding HmuY family protein: MKRKPLAITAAALASALLAACGGGSDDTPAPEPTPTSAFTKSASWKFVLPDSGGSVCYDFDAGAEVAGCAGSAWDVKVTSGGRSATLWTNSGTSGPGKGGAFGGPFDHTWTALSVWKDATIDPVDGALPDAVYFKDSVHGAFTGGNAIASAAFEYDLKGDHQLYPNYRVFLVTSDSSSADATGTPAAPVYALQVTGYYGGPTGVASGYVSLRWVDRADPANVRTATVDARSDTDWAYLDLQSGTITSASGPWHIAFNRYNIKLNGGDSGSGKVAGFVGKTPAGFYGADGQPVVERFASAKPADTLADLTAADIAVPAAANKWVADSFHSLLGPDYRGAYPNPLDFGWYSYYPTEAGATAVGLHQHMLKPNPEAATLVRSGEGNSYARMHVTDIAYAPADPPYAGAQTWTIAFDVQPPK, encoded by the coding sequence ATGAAACGCAAACCCCTGGCAATCACCGCCGCCGCCCTGGCGAGCGCACTGCTGGCCGCCTGCGGCGGCGGCAGCGACGACACCCCCGCACCCGAGCCGACGCCCACGAGCGCCTTCACCAAGAGCGCAAGCTGGAAGTTCGTGCTGCCCGACAGCGGCGGCTCGGTGTGCTACGACTTCGACGCCGGCGCCGAAGTGGCCGGCTGCGCCGGCAGCGCGTGGGACGTGAAGGTCACCAGCGGCGGGCGCTCGGCCACGCTGTGGACCAACAGCGGCACCAGCGGCCCCGGCAAGGGCGGCGCCTTCGGCGGGCCGTTCGACCACACCTGGACGGCGCTGTCGGTCTGGAAGGATGCGACCATCGACCCGGTGGACGGCGCACTGCCCGACGCGGTCTATTTCAAGGACAGCGTGCACGGCGCCTTCACGGGCGGCAATGCCATCGCCTCGGCGGCCTTCGAATACGACCTCAAGGGCGACCACCAGCTCTACCCCAACTACCGGGTGTTCCTGGTCACCTCCGACAGCAGCTCGGCCGACGCCACCGGCACCCCCGCGGCGCCGGTGTACGCGCTGCAGGTGACGGGCTACTACGGCGGACCGACCGGCGTGGCTTCGGGCTACGTGTCGCTGCGCTGGGTGGATCGCGCCGACCCCGCCAACGTGCGCACCGCCACGGTGGACGCGCGCAGCGACACCGACTGGGCCTACCTCGACCTGCAAAGCGGCACCATCACCAGTGCCAGCGGCCCATGGCACATCGCCTTCAACCGCTACAACATCAAGCTCAACGGCGGCGATTCGGGCAGTGGCAAGGTGGCCGGCTTCGTCGGCAAGACGCCGGCCGGCTTCTACGGCGCCGACGGCCAGCCGGTGGTCGAGCGCTTTGCCAGCGCCAAGCCGGCCGACACCCTGGCCGACCTGACCGCCGCCGACATCGCCGTGCCCGCGGCCGCCAACAAATGGGTGGCCGACAGCTTCCATTCGCTGCTCGGCCCCGACTACCGCGGCGCCTACCCCAACCCGCTCGATTTCGGCTGGTACAGCTACTACCCGACCGAGGCGGGGGCCACCGCCGTGGGCCTGCACCAGCACATGCTCAAACCCAACCCCGAGGCGGCCACGCTGGTCCGTTCGGGCGAAGGCAACAGCTACGCGCGCATGCACGTGACCGACATCGCCTACGCCCCGGCCGACCCGCCCTACGCTGGCGCGCAGACCTGGACCATCGCCTTCGACGTCCAGCCGCCGAAGTAA
- a CDS encoding type II toxin-antitoxin system RelE/ParE family toxin, with translation MILDFRCSDTKALFEQKRVARFVAIEAVALRRLAQLHAATSLDFLRVPPGNRLEALRGDRKGQYSIRINSQWRLCFLWSDGHASQVEIVGYH, from the coding sequence ATGATCCTCGATTTCCGCTGTTCGGACACGAAAGCGCTCTTCGAGCAAAAAAGGGTGGCGCGTTTCGTCGCCATTGAAGCGGTGGCGCTGCGGCGCCTGGCGCAACTGCACGCGGCGACATCGCTGGACTTCTTGCGCGTGCCGCCAGGCAATCGGCTGGAGGCGCTGCGCGGCGACCGCAAAGGCCAATACAGCATCCGCATCAACAGCCAGTGGCGCTTGTGCTTCCTCTGGTCGGACGGGCACGCTAGCCAGGTCGAGATCGTCGGCTACCACTGA
- a CDS encoding phage holin family protein, translated as MFTNLTPFLTQWAITALALWVASYIFKGVKFDSAGALLVSALLLGFANAIVRPLLIVLTLPLTLITFGLFLLVINALVILLVSALVKGFRLSGFWTALFASLFVSLLSMLIGATVTGGDPALQIQMPQGSGTWL; from the coding sequence ATGTTCACGAACCTCACGCCTTTTCTCACCCAATGGGCGATCACAGCGCTGGCGCTCTGGGTGGCAAGCTACATCTTCAAGGGCGTGAAGTTCGACAGCGCCGGCGCGCTGCTCGTCTCCGCGCTGCTGCTCGGGTTTGCCAACGCCATCGTGCGCCCGCTGCTCATCGTGCTCACGCTGCCGCTGACCCTCATCACCTTCGGCCTGTTTCTGCTGGTGATCAATGCGCTGGTCATCCTGCTGGTGTCGGCGCTGGTCAAGGGATTTCGGCTCTCGGGCTTCTGGACGGCGCTGTTCGCCAGCCTCTTCGTCTCGCTCTTGAGCATGCTGATCGGCGCGACGGTGACGGGGGGCGACCCGGCACTGCAGATCCAGATGCCGCAGGGTTCGGGCACCTGGCTCTGA
- a CDS encoding NnrS family protein codes for MAAAPPAARSTRGARSAWHFPGSYWFPLAALYGAIVLPWSVLGQIGLLPAPAALRTGLGHAHEMLFGFALAVVAGYTLKPGTMGRSALLLLAWALARLAFVLAPASRVAFGLNGLFVAGLALLVAPTYLRASKWSNRSVALVIGALALALLAFHLAGQAGGRHSAVLVAVLLLSTLMFFMGGRILAPAVAGHVRTRRAPLVHVVQPALELAVLCLLGAAVLLAAGGIAWGMRLAGALLLAAAALALVRVLRWHAWLCHDQPDLLALLAGYLWLIAGWLLTGAALLAQRPATTALHAITAGALGTLTHTVMLRTRMFRVTGNTLHLRWAYLGALLLGLAALLRIGGQGPAPLLAASVLWSLAYLLLAGVLLWLRSARARAAKSA; via the coding sequence ATGGCCGCAGCGCCGCCCGCAGCCCGAAGCACCCGAGGCGCCAGGAGCGCCTGGCACTTTCCGGGCAGCTACTGGTTCCCGCTGGCGGCGCTGTACGGCGCCATCGTGCTGCCCTGGTCGGTGCTGGGCCAGATCGGTCTGCTGCCCGCTCCGGCGGCGCTGCGCACCGGGCTGGGGCATGCGCACGAGATGCTCTTCGGCTTCGCGCTGGCGGTGGTGGCGGGCTACACGCTCAAGCCCGGCACCATGGGGCGCAGCGCCCTGCTGCTGCTGGCCTGGGCGCTGGCGCGCCTGGCCTTCGTGCTGGCCCCGGCCAGCCGCGTGGCCTTCGGCCTGAACGGCTTGTTCGTTGCCGGGCTGGCGCTGCTGGTGGCGCCCACCTACCTCAGGGCCAGCAAGTGGAGCAACCGCTCGGTGGCGCTGGTCATCGGCGCACTGGCGCTCGCACTGCTGGCCTTTCACCTGGCGGGCCAGGCGGGCGGGCGCCACAGCGCGGTGCTGGTGGCGGTGCTGCTGCTGAGCACACTGATGTTCTTCATGGGCGGGCGCATTCTGGCTCCGGCGGTGGCCGGCCACGTGCGCACCCGGCGCGCGCCGCTGGTGCACGTGGTGCAGCCGGCGCTGGAGCTGGCCGTGCTGTGCCTGCTGGGCGCCGCCGTGCTGCTGGCGGCTGGCGGCATCGCCTGGGGCATGCGCCTGGCGGGTGCGCTGCTGCTCGCCGCCGCCGCGCTGGCGCTGGTGCGCGTGCTGCGCTGGCACGCCTGGCTGTGCCACGACCAGCCCGACCTGCTGGCGCTGCTGGCGGGCTACCTCTGGCTGATTGCCGGCTGGCTGCTGACCGGCGCCGCCTTGCTGGCGCAGCGCCCGGCCACCACCGCGCTGCACGCGATCACCGCCGGGGCGCTGGGCACGCTGACCCATACGGTGATGCTGCGCACGCGCATGTTCCGCGTCACCGGCAACACCTTGCACCTGCGCTGGGCCTACCTGGGCGCGCTGCTGCTGGGACTGGCGGCGCTGCTGCGCATCGGGGGCCAGGGCCCCGCGCCGCTGCTGGCCGCCAGCGTTCTGTGGAGCCTGGCCTACCTGCTGCTGGCGGGTGTGCTGCTGTGGCTGCGCAGCGCCCGGGCGCGCGCTGCCAAAAGCGCTTGA
- a CDS encoding DUF3617 domain-containing protein has protein sequence MTAMRALLTLLLLALGSSLALAQDIKLKPGLWEVQGSMKTSSGRLEAAMAQMQAELAKMPPEQRRQMEQMMRANGMGAGGNAMNHTVKICMTQKDVDLDQIKSSDDCTHKVRRSGPKTLQMSFQCTGSDGSGPSSGEGTVNLDSPTAYRGQYKMRTTADGQPEQMDFSQQGKWLSADCGKVKPLGQQ, from the coding sequence ATGACCGCCATGCGAGCCCTTTTGACACTGCTGCTGCTTGCGCTGGGCAGCAGCCTCGCCCTTGCCCAGGACATCAAGCTCAAGCCCGGCCTGTGGGAGGTGCAGGGCAGCATGAAGACCAGCAGCGGCCGCCTGGAAGCCGCGATGGCGCAGATGCAGGCGGAACTGGCCAAGATGCCGCCCGAGCAGCGCCGCCAGATGGAGCAGATGATGCGCGCCAACGGCATGGGCGCGGGCGGCAACGCGATGAACCACACGGTCAAGATCTGCATGACGCAAAAGGACGTGGATCTGGACCAGATCAAGTCCAGCGACGACTGCACGCACAAGGTCAGGCGCAGCGGCCCCAAGACGCTGCAGATGAGCTTTCAGTGCACCGGCTCGGACGGCAGCGGCCCGAGCTCGGGCGAAGGCACGGTGAACCTGGACAGCCCCACCGCCTACCGCGGCCAGTACAAGATGCGCACCACCGCCGACGGGCAGCCCGAGCAGATGGACTTCAGCCAGCAGGGCAAGTGGCTGTCGGCCGACTGCGGCAAGGTCAAGCCCCTGGGCCAGCAGTAG